Proteins encoded in a region of the Cydia pomonella isolate Wapato2018A chromosome 3, ilCydPomo1, whole genome shotgun sequence genome:
- the LOC133516341 gene encoding uncharacterized protein LOC133516341, translating to MTNIPFMDKLRSFLGIGQEPPRNDFRNPIWGDDDDDDGDELYSRTYLDEHREGVNVFADPRDMHHDIARQMHDMFQAFGSIFGDMKTFIQDFETGHTESSTNTPAILPPSEPDQFDSKNIRAYYLKPGYHNNRNHQDKEDIDLDGKISSQDIAGLLKQKDDDSKSPATHFNSDLVPGRSFCRTIITTSITKPDGSRETKRIVKDGNGVVEETITTTEPDPRGLTSAMDSFSPNYSNVFSELGSVFRNFY from the coding sequence ATGACCAACATCCCCTTCATGGATAAACTACGATCATTTCTAGGCATCGGCCAGGAGCCACCAAGAAACGATTTTCGTAACCCGATTTGGGgagacgacgacgacgacgatgGCGACGAGCTTTACTCGCGCACGTACCTAGACGAACACCGCGAAGGTGTCAACGTGTTCGCCGACCCGCGCGACATGCACCACGACATCGCTCGACAGATGCACGACATGTTTCAGGCGTTTGGCTCCATCTTCGGAGACATGAAGACGTTTATACAAGACTTTGAAACCGGACATACTGAATCGTCCACGAACACGCCGGCTATCCTGCCTCCTTCAGAGCCAGATCAATTTGACAGCAAGAATATCAGAGCCTATTATCTGAAACCAGGCTACCACAACAATAGAAATCACCAAGATAAGGAAGATATTGATTTGGATGGTAAGATCTCTTCACAAGACATAGCAGGGTTATTAAAACAGAAAGATGATGACAGTAAGTCCCCTGCAACTCACTTCAATAGTGACCTTGTGCCGGGAAGGTCATTCTGCCGAACCATAATTACAACTAGCATTACTAAACCAGACGGTTCAAGGGAGACTAAAAGAATTGTCAAGGATGGCAATGGAGTTGTTGAGGAAACAATTACCACTACAGAACCTGACCCGAGGGGACTTACTTCAGCGATGGATTCATTTTCTCCCAACTACAGCAATGTCTTTTCAGAACTTGGCTCTGTCTTTAGAAATTTTTACTAG